From a single Streptomyces liliifuscus genomic region:
- a CDS encoding LacI family DNA-binding transcriptional regulator, giving the protein MRHPYPIREIARQAGLSEATVDRVLNDRGGVRESTVMEVRQAIKDLDRQRTQVRIGGRTFMIDIVMQTPERFSTAVRDALEAELPSLHPAVVRSRFHFREACPASDLIATMDKIAKRGSQGVILKAPDLPEIGAAVSRLVATGIPVVTLVSDLPSSARMAYVGIDNRDAGATAAYLIGQWLGDRPGNVLATISRGSFRGEEEREMGFRSAMRLAQPGRSLVEVTDSDGLDATQRDLVLEALKRDEDIIAVYSAGGGNAATLDAFDTLGRECAVFIAHDLDHDNTRFLRERRLSAVLHHDLRQDMRRACQTIMRAHKALPDEGPFLPSAIQVVTPYNMPPGVPLAEFAG; this is encoded by the coding sequence ATGCGACATCCGTATCCGATCAGAGAGATCGCCCGTCAGGCCGGTCTGAGCGAAGCCACGGTCGACCGGGTCCTCAACGACCGCGGCGGCGTACGGGAGAGCACCGTCATGGAGGTGCGCCAGGCGATCAAGGATCTGGACCGTCAGCGGACCCAGGTACGCATCGGTGGACGCACGTTCATGATCGACATCGTGATGCAGACGCCGGAGCGGTTCTCCACGGCGGTACGGGACGCCCTGGAAGCCGAACTGCCGTCACTGCACCCCGCCGTGGTGCGATCGCGCTTCCACTTCCGGGAGGCCTGCCCCGCCTCGGACCTGATCGCGACCATGGACAAAATCGCGAAACGCGGTTCGCAGGGCGTGATCCTCAAGGCCCCCGATCTGCCGGAGATCGGCGCGGCCGTGAGCCGGCTGGTCGCGACCGGCATCCCCGTCGTCACGCTGGTCAGCGACCTGCCCAGCAGTGCGCGCATGGCGTACGTGGGAATCGACAACCGGGACGCGGGCGCCACTGCCGCCTACCTCATCGGCCAGTGGCTGGGTGACCGTCCGGGCAACGTCCTCGCGACGATCAGCCGGGGCTCCTTCCGCGGTGAGGAGGAGCGCGAGATGGGCTTCCGCAGCGCGATGCGGCTCGCACAGCCCGGACGCTCCCTCGTTGAGGTCACCGACAGCGACGGCCTTGACGCCACCCAGCGGGACCTCGTCCTGGAGGCCCTCAAGCGGGACGAGGACATCATCGCCGTCTACTCGGCCGGCGGGGGCAACGCCGCGACCCTCGACGCGTTCGACACCCTCGGCCGGGAGTGCGCGGTGTTCATCGCCCACGACCTGGACCACGACAACACCCGCTTCCTACGCGAACGCCGCCTCTCCGCCGTGCTCCACCACGACCTCCGCCAGGACATGCGCCGAGCCTGCCAAACCATCATGCGAGCCCACAAGGCCCTCCCGGACGAGGGCCCGTTCCTCCCCTCGGCGATCCAGGTGGTCACGCCCTACAACATGCCGCCGGGGGTACCACTGGCAGAGTTCGCGGGCTGA
- a CDS encoding phytanoyl-CoA dioxygenase family protein: MSPTDAGAPIWLSEDDCDLDAFRSLVEQSTEGQLYPAAERVEQNVLIYAGDRIRELAVTPRGRREVQAELVRALLDGPGVVVLKGAFTDPAVVDSASDAFNSLIEEERSSGTARGDHFAEPGANDRVWNALDKVAVRAPEVFADYYANDLLALASEAWLGPAYQVTSQINVVNPGGAAQSAHRDYHLGFLSNDVAAAYPAHVHRLSPVLTLQGAVAHCDMPVESGPTLYLPHSQKYEPGYLAWRRPEFIAYFEEHHVQLPLEKGDAVFFNPALFHAAGHNRSADIKRMANLLQVSSAFGRAMESVDREAMAVALFPVLLRRKAEGASESWLRRVVAATAEGYPFPTNLDLDPPVEGLAPPSQADTLWQAVAEGWAPARLRQELQAGAKRRRS; this comes from the coding sequence ATGTCCCCCACGGATGCGGGAGCACCGATTTGGCTGAGCGAGGACGACTGCGATCTCGACGCGTTCCGCTCGCTGGTCGAGCAGAGCACCGAGGGGCAGCTGTATCCCGCTGCCGAGCGGGTCGAGCAGAACGTCCTGATCTACGCCGGCGATCGGATCCGCGAGCTCGCGGTCACCCCGCGGGGGCGCCGGGAGGTGCAGGCCGAGTTGGTACGGGCCCTGCTGGACGGGCCCGGGGTCGTGGTCCTCAAGGGCGCCTTCACGGATCCGGCCGTCGTGGACTCGGCCTCCGACGCCTTCAACTCGCTGATCGAGGAGGAACGTTCGAGCGGCACGGCCCGCGGTGACCACTTCGCCGAGCCGGGCGCCAATGACCGGGTGTGGAACGCCCTGGACAAGGTGGCCGTGCGTGCGCCGGAGGTGTTCGCGGACTACTACGCCAACGACCTGCTGGCCCTGGCCTCCGAGGCCTGGCTCGGCCCCGCCTACCAGGTGACCTCGCAGATCAACGTGGTCAACCCGGGCGGCGCCGCGCAGAGCGCGCACCGCGACTACCACCTGGGCTTCCTGAGCAACGATGTCGCCGCCGCGTACCCGGCGCACGTCCACCGTCTCTCCCCGGTGCTGACGCTCCAGGGCGCGGTCGCGCACTGCGACATGCCCGTGGAGTCCGGGCCCACGTTGTACCTGCCGCACTCGCAGAAGTACGAGCCCGGCTATCTGGCCTGGCGGCGCCCGGAGTTCATCGCGTACTTCGAAGAGCATCACGTCCAGCTCCCGCTGGAGAAGGGCGACGCGGTGTTCTTCAACCCCGCGCTCTTCCACGCCGCCGGGCACAACCGCTCGGCGGACATCAAACGCATGGCCAATCTGCTGCAGGTCTCCTCCGCCTTCGGCCGCGCCATGGAGTCCGTGGACCGGGAGGCCATGGCCGTCGCCCTGTTCCCGGTGCTGCTGCGCCGCAAGGCGGAGGGCGCCTCGGAGAGCTGGCTGCGCCGCGTGGTCGCCGCCACGGCCGAGGGCTACCCCTTCCCCACCAACCTGGACCTCGACCCGCCGGTCGAGGGTCTCGCTCCGCCCTCCCAGGCGGACACCCTCTGGCAGGCAGTCGCCGAAGGCTGGGCCCCGGCCCGGCTCCGCCAGGAACTACAGGCGGGCGCCAAGCGCCGCCGGAGCTGA
- a CDS encoding ATP-binding cassette domain-containing protein: MTTNPITTDGPAPSNGTAPKDTAPANGTPTVELKAAGKAYGNVRALHGVDLAVYPSQVTCVLGDNGAGKSTLIKIISGLHQHTEGAFLIDGQAVQLSNPREALDKGIATVYQDLATVPLMPVWRNFFLGSEMTKGPWPVRRLDIARMKATADQELRHMGIILDDLDQPIGTLSGGQRQSVAIARAVYFGARVLILDEPTAALGVKQSGVVLKYIAAARDRGLGVIFITHNPHHAYMVGDHFSVLRLGTMELSAARADVSLEELTNHMAGGAELAALKHELAQVRGVDVEELPEEAELQVGAQRN, encoded by the coding sequence ATGACCACCAACCCCATCACCACCGACGGGCCGGCCCCATCCAACGGAACGGCCCCCAAGGACACCGCGCCGGCGAACGGCACACCCACCGTCGAACTCAAGGCCGCAGGCAAGGCCTACGGCAACGTCCGCGCCCTGCACGGCGTCGACCTCGCCGTGTATCCCAGCCAAGTCACCTGCGTGCTGGGCGACAACGGCGCCGGCAAGTCCACCCTCATCAAAATCATCTCCGGGCTGCACCAGCACACCGAGGGCGCATTCCTCATCGACGGCCAGGCCGTCCAGCTCAGCAACCCGCGCGAGGCCCTCGACAAGGGCATCGCCACCGTCTACCAGGACCTCGCCACCGTCCCCCTGATGCCGGTGTGGCGGAACTTCTTCCTCGGCTCCGAGATGACCAAGGGCCCCTGGCCCGTCCGCCGCCTGGACATCGCGAGGATGAAGGCGACCGCGGACCAGGAACTGCGCCACATGGGCATCATCCTCGACGACCTCGACCAGCCCATCGGCACCCTCTCCGGCGGCCAGCGCCAGTCCGTGGCCATCGCCCGCGCCGTCTACTTCGGCGCCCGCGTCCTCATCCTCGACGAACCCACCGCAGCCCTGGGCGTCAAACAGTCCGGCGTCGTGCTGAAGTACATCGCCGCGGCCCGTGACCGCGGACTGGGCGTCATCTTCATCACCCACAACCCCCACCACGCCTACATGGTCGGCGACCACTTCAGCGTCCTGCGCCTGGGCACCATGGAACTCTCCGCCGCCCGCGCCGACGTCAGCCTCGAAGAACTCACCAACCACATGGCAGGCGGCGCCGAACTCGCCGCACTCAAACACGAACTCGCCCAAGTCCGCGGCGTCGACGTCGAAGAACTCCCCGAAGAGGCAGAGCTTCAGGTCGGTGCCCAGCGCAACTGA
- a CDS encoding Gfo/Idh/MocA family protein, protein MTDEPLRIGVLGAARIAELSIVGPARVTGHRLVAVAARDRSRAETFAAEHDVERVLDSYADVIADPEVEVVYNPLANGLHGPWNLAALAADKHVLTEKPSASNTEEAIEVRDAVAKAGTAFMEGFHYLFHPVTRRLHELLDSGELGELRHVETKMLMPAPADTDVRWSHPLAGGALMDLGCYSLHAQRVLAPWAGGAPRLVAARGGERPGAPGVDEWLDAELEFPSGVTGTARCHMAHDEWQFSYRIVGSLGEATAVNFVQPHLDDRVLVRTATGERTEMLGRRSSYTYQLEAFAAHLRRGTPLRLDADDALATMRLIDDCYEGAGFSPRPRTVVPTSA, encoded by the coding sequence ATGACGGACGAACCACTACGGATCGGCGTTCTCGGCGCGGCCCGCATCGCCGAGCTCTCGATCGTCGGCCCGGCCCGTGTGACCGGCCACCGCCTCGTCGCGGTGGCCGCCCGCGACCGGTCCCGCGCCGAGACGTTCGCCGCCGAGCACGATGTCGAGCGGGTCCTGGACTCGTACGCCGACGTGATCGCCGACCCCGAGGTCGAGGTCGTCTACAACCCCCTCGCCAACGGTCTGCACGGGCCCTGGAACCTCGCCGCCCTCGCCGCGGACAAGCACGTGCTGACCGAGAAGCCCTCCGCGAGCAACACGGAGGAGGCGATCGAGGTCCGGGACGCCGTCGCGAAGGCGGGCACGGCCTTCATGGAGGGCTTCCACTACCTGTTCCACCCGGTCACCCGGCGTCTGCACGAGCTGCTGGACAGCGGGGAACTGGGCGAACTCCGGCACGTGGAGACCAAGATGCTCATGCCGGCGCCCGCCGACACCGACGTGCGCTGGTCGCATCCGCTGGCGGGCGGCGCGCTCATGGACCTGGGCTGCTACAGCCTGCACGCCCAGCGGGTGCTCGCCCCCTGGGCGGGCGGCGCGCCACGGCTGGTCGCGGCGCGCGGCGGGGAGCGTCCGGGCGCGCCGGGAGTGGACGAGTGGCTGGACGCCGAGCTGGAGTTCCCGAGCGGTGTCACCGGTACCGCCCGCTGCCACATGGCCCACGACGAGTGGCAGTTCAGCTACCGGATCGTGGGTTCACTCGGTGAGGCCACGGCGGTGAACTTCGTCCAACCGCACCTGGACGACCGGGTGTTGGTCCGCACGGCCACGGGCGAGCGGACCGAGATGCTCGGCCGCCGGTCCTCGTACACCTACCAGCTCGAAGCGTTCGCGGCCCATCTGCGCCGGGGCACGCCGCTTCGTCTGGACGCCGATGACGCGCTCGCCACCATGCGGCTCATCGACGACTGCTACGAGGGGGCCGGGTTCTCGCCCCGGCCGCGAACGGTCGTTCCGACCTCGGCGTGA
- the egtD gene encoding L-histidine N(alpha)-methyltransferase, whose amino-acid sequence MSPFLVTRTLPEDATDAALRADVLHGLTRTPKTLPPKWFYDAHGSELFEKITELPEYYPTRAEREILVARAAEIAEVTGARTLVELGSGSSDKTRHLLDAMPGLHTYVPVDVSESALTQAGQALIAERPSLAVHALIADFTGGLALPDTPGPRLVAFLGGTIGNLLPAERATFLASVRSLLSPGDALLLGTDLVKDESVLVAAYDDAAGVTAAFNKNVLTVVDRELGADFDPDEFTHVALWDPEREWIEMRLRARSALTVKIPALDLAVDFAEGEEMRTEVSAKFREEGVRTELAAAGLGLTHWWTDPEGRFALSLSTAR is encoded by the coding sequence GTGAGCCCGTTCCTCGTCACCCGCACCCTGCCCGAGGACGCGACCGACGCAGCCCTGCGCGCCGACGTCCTGCACGGCCTGACCCGCACACCCAAGACGCTCCCGCCCAAGTGGTTCTACGACGCGCACGGCAGCGAGCTCTTCGAGAAGATCACCGAACTGCCCGAGTACTACCCGACGCGGGCCGAGCGCGAGATCCTCGTCGCCCGGGCCGCCGAGATCGCCGAGGTGACCGGCGCGCGCACGCTCGTCGAGCTGGGCTCCGGGTCGTCCGACAAGACCCGCCACCTGCTCGACGCCATGCCCGGCCTGCACACGTACGTACCGGTCGACGTGAGCGAGAGCGCGCTCACCCAGGCCGGGCAGGCACTGATCGCGGAGCGTCCCTCGCTCGCCGTGCACGCGCTGATCGCCGACTTCACCGGCGGTCTGGCGCTGCCCGACACTCCCGGTCCGCGGCTCGTCGCGTTCCTGGGTGGCACGATCGGCAATCTGCTGCCCGCCGAACGCGCCACGTTCCTGGCGTCCGTACGTTCCCTGCTGTCGCCCGGCGACGCCCTGCTGCTCGGCACCGACCTGGTCAAGGACGAGTCGGTCCTCGTCGCCGCCTACGACGACGCGGCCGGGGTGACGGCCGCGTTCAACAAGAACGTGCTGACCGTGGTCGACCGCGAACTCGGCGCCGACTTCGATCCCGACGAGTTCACCCATGTCGCCCTCTGGGACCCCGAGCGGGAGTGGATCGAGATGCGGCTGCGCGCCCGTTCGGCGCTGACCGTGAAGATCCCCGCGCTCGACCTCGCCGTGGACTTCGCGGAGGGCGAGGAGATGCGCACCGAGGTGTCGGCGAAGTTCCGTGAGGAGGGCGTACGTACGGAGCTGGCCGCGGCCGGTCTCGGCCTCACGCACTGGTGGACGGACCCCGAGGGGAGGTTCGCGCTGTCGCTGAGCACGGCCCGGTGA
- a CDS encoding SDR family oxidoreductase — MGLLEDKVVLVNGGSQGVGAGIVQAAVREGATVVFTGRRAEIGEKLAADTGARFVRADLSDAAQARDSVVQAVDAYGRVDCLVNAAGLTSRGSLLDTTPELFDAHIAINLRAPFFAMQAAVADMVARKAPGTVVNVISSAEHGGQPFLAPYVAAKAGLAGLTRNAAHAHRWDRVRINGLNIGWTDTEGEDATQRAFHGAGDDWLEQAAASQPMGKLGQVDEIADFVVFLLSDRSGVVTGSVIDWDQIVFGGLD, encoded by the coding sequence ATGGGACTGCTTGAGGACAAGGTCGTCCTCGTCAACGGCGGCAGCCAAGGTGTCGGCGCCGGCATCGTCCAGGCCGCCGTACGCGAAGGCGCGACCGTCGTCTTCACCGGACGCCGGGCCGAGATCGGCGAGAAACTCGCCGCGGACACCGGCGCCCGCTTCGTACGCGCGGACCTGTCGGACGCCGCACAGGCGCGCGACAGCGTCGTACAGGCCGTGGACGCGTACGGGCGCGTCGACTGCCTGGTCAACGCGGCGGGGCTGACGTCACGCGGTTCGCTCCTGGACACCACGCCGGAGCTGTTCGACGCGCACATCGCGATCAACCTGCGGGCGCCCTTCTTCGCGATGCAGGCCGCGGTGGCTGACATGGTGGCGCGCAAGGCCCCCGGCACAGTCGTCAACGTCATCTCCAGTGCCGAGCACGGCGGACAGCCCTTCCTCGCCCCGTACGTCGCGGCGAAGGCCGGTCTCGCCGGGCTGACCCGCAACGCGGCCCACGCGCACCGCTGGGACCGTGTCCGTATCAACGGCCTCAACATCGGCTGGACCGACACCGAGGGCGAGGACGCCACCCAGCGTGCCTTCCACGGTGCGGGCGACGACTGGCTGGAGCAGGCCGCCGCGTCCCAGCCGATGGGCAAGCTCGGGCAGGTCGACGAGATCGCCGATTTCGTCGTCTTCCTGCTCTCCGACCGCAGCGGTGTGGTGACCGGCTCGGTCATCGACTGGGACCAGATCGTCTTCGGCGGACTCGACTGA
- a CDS encoding sulfite exporter TauE/SafE family protein yields the protein MQALIADQSTPGAALLLLAAGIASGLAGSIAGLASLFSYPALLAAGLPPVAANVTNTVALFSNTAGAAVGSREELRGQRARLIPLAITAALGGATGAALLLGTPSSTFELVVPWLIALGSVLILAREPLRRLTARLSPGRDSLPKLPLACAVLLVGLYGGYFGAAAGVLMLAVLSLSATEPLRVTNAVKNIATGAANVTAAVAYAFLAPVDWSAALTLGLGCFVGAWMGPAVVRRLPEAPLRIAIALAGLGLAWSLWREATAT from the coding sequence GTGCAAGCGCTGATCGCCGACCAGTCAACCCCCGGCGCCGCACTCCTCCTCCTGGCCGCAGGCATAGCCTCCGGCCTGGCCGGCTCGATCGCCGGCCTCGCCTCCCTGTTCAGCTACCCCGCACTCCTAGCCGCAGGTCTCCCACCCGTAGCGGCCAACGTCACCAACACGGTCGCCCTCTTCTCCAACACGGCCGGAGCCGCGGTCGGCTCCCGCGAGGAACTCCGCGGCCAGCGCGCCCGGCTGATCCCCCTCGCCATCACGGCGGCACTCGGCGGCGCGACCGGCGCCGCCCTGCTCCTCGGCACCCCCTCCTCGACGTTCGAACTGGTCGTACCGTGGCTCATAGCCCTCGGCTCGGTCCTGATCCTGGCCCGCGAACCCCTGCGACGGCTGACCGCGAGACTCAGCCCCGGCAGGGACTCCCTGCCGAAGCTCCCGCTCGCCTGTGCCGTACTGCTCGTCGGCCTGTACGGCGGCTACTTCGGCGCCGCGGCGGGAGTCCTGATGCTGGCAGTCCTCTCCCTGTCCGCGACGGAACCCCTGCGGGTGACCAACGCCGTCAAGAACATCGCCACCGGCGCGGCCAACGTCACCGCGGCCGTCGCCTACGCGTTCCTCGCCCCGGTCGACTGGAGCGCGGCCCTCACACTCGGCCTGGGCTGCTTCGTGGGCGCCTGGATGGGACCCGCCGTCGTGAGGCGCCTGCCCGAGGCCCCGCTGCGGATCGCGATCGCCCTCGCCGGCCTCGGACTCGCATGGAGCCTGTGGCGCGAGGCCACGGCGACCTGA
- a CDS encoding ABC transporter permease, which translates to MIQAATAPATGSSSPAPPAAPKDGRTSQRSLTRRLAARPEIGALIAAIAVYVFFFAVASPFREAGSLANVLYESSVMGIMALPVALLMIGGEFDLSAGVAVTTSALTASMWSFQLSMNVWTGVIVALLVSLAIGAFNGYMLVRTGLPSFLITLGSFLILQGANLAITKIFTGNVATDSISDMDGFDQAKKIFASEISIGGVDVKITVFYWLVFAAAATWLLLRTKFGNWIFATGGNKESARAVGVPVTFTKIALFMGVGAGAWFVGMHILFSFNTVQSGEGVGNEFLYIIAAVIGGCLLTGGYGSAIGPVIGAFIFGMVSQGIVYANWNPDWFKAFLGVMLLLAALVNLWVRRQATRR; encoded by the coding sequence ATGATCCAGGCAGCAACGGCACCGGCGACGGGTTCCTCGTCGCCGGCTCCGCCGGCCGCCCCCAAGGACGGCCGGACCTCGCAACGGTCCCTGACCCGCAGGCTGGCGGCCCGCCCCGAGATCGGCGCACTCATCGCGGCGATCGCCGTGTACGTGTTCTTCTTCGCGGTGGCCTCCCCGTTCCGCGAGGCCGGCTCGCTGGCCAACGTGCTCTACGAGTCCTCCGTGATGGGCATCATGGCGCTGCCGGTGGCGCTGCTGATGATCGGCGGGGAGTTCGACCTGTCCGCCGGTGTGGCCGTGACGACCTCCGCGCTGACGGCGAGCATGTGGAGCTTCCAGCTCTCCATGAACGTATGGACCGGCGTCATCGTCGCGTTGCTGGTGTCCCTGGCGATCGGGGCGTTCAACGGCTACATGCTGGTACGCACCGGGCTGCCGTCGTTCCTGATCACGCTGGGGTCGTTCCTGATCCTGCAGGGCGCCAACCTCGCCATCACAAAAATCTTCACCGGGAACGTCGCGACCGACTCGATCAGTGACATGGACGGCTTCGACCAGGCCAAGAAGATCTTCGCCTCGGAGATCAGCATCGGCGGCGTCGATGTGAAGATCACCGTCTTCTACTGGCTGGTGTTCGCCGCGGCGGCGACCTGGCTGCTGCTGCGCACCAAGTTCGGCAACTGGATCTTCGCCACCGGCGGCAACAAGGAATCGGCCCGCGCGGTCGGCGTCCCGGTCACCTTCACCAAGATCGCCCTGTTCATGGGGGTGGGTGCGGGTGCCTGGTTCGTCGGGATGCACATCCTGTTCTCGTTCAACACCGTCCAGTCCGGCGAGGGCGTGGGCAACGAGTTCCTGTACATCATCGCCGCGGTGATCGGCGGCTGCCTGCTCACCGGCGGCTACGGCTCCGCGATCGGCCCGGTCATCGGCGCCTTCATCTTCGGCATGGTCTCCCAGGGCATCGTCTACGCCAACTGGAACCCCGACTGGTTCAAGGCCTTCCTCGGCGTCATGCTCCTGCTCGCCGCCCTCGTCAATCTGTGGGTCCGCCGCCAGGCCACCCGGAGGTAA
- a CDS encoding Gfo/Idh/MocA family protein, whose product MRIGIMGLGRIGAFHAETLAGLEAVDSLVVTDPVAAATSSAAERFGATAVDSPEAVLAAGVDGVVIAAATDAHPELILAAVKAGIPVFCEKPVARGVEESLDVLRAVENGGVEVHIGYNRRFDAGCVAARAAVVSGELGLLHTVRSTTLDPAPPPAAYVAVSGGIFRDCSVHDFDIVRWVTGREVVEVYATGGNRGADYIAAAGDVDTASALLTFDDGTIGVISNSRHNARGYDVRLEVHGMKDSIAVGLEDKLPLRSVEPGVTFPAGPPHHFFMDRFADAYRAELTAFTEVVAGSRPSPCTVADALEASWIAEACTLSLQEHRPVRLEEVRKA is encoded by the coding sequence ATGCGTATTGGCATCATGGGGCTGGGCCGGATCGGCGCGTTCCACGCGGAAACCCTGGCAGGACTCGAAGCGGTGGACTCGCTGGTGGTCACCGACCCGGTGGCCGCGGCCACCTCCTCCGCCGCGGAGCGGTTCGGGGCAACGGCGGTGGACTCGCCCGAGGCGGTGCTGGCCGCCGGCGTGGACGGAGTGGTGATCGCCGCCGCGACCGACGCGCACCCCGAACTCATTCTCGCCGCCGTCAAGGCGGGCATCCCGGTCTTCTGCGAGAAGCCCGTGGCCCGCGGCGTCGAGGAGAGCCTCGATGTGCTGCGAGCGGTGGAGAACGGCGGGGTCGAGGTGCACATCGGCTACAACCGGCGCTTCGACGCCGGCTGTGTCGCCGCCCGTGCGGCCGTGGTGAGCGGCGAACTCGGCCTGCTGCACACCGTACGGTCCACCACCCTGGACCCCGCCCCGCCGCCCGCCGCGTACGTGGCCGTCTCCGGCGGCATCTTCCGCGACTGCAGCGTGCACGACTTCGACATCGTGCGCTGGGTCACCGGCCGCGAGGTCGTCGAGGTGTACGCCACCGGCGGCAACCGGGGCGCGGACTACATCGCGGCGGCGGGCGACGTCGACACCGCCTCCGCGCTGCTCACCTTCGACGACGGCACGATCGGCGTCATCTCCAACTCCCGGCACAACGCCCGCGGTTACGACGTACGTCTGGAGGTGCACGGCATGAAGGACAGCATCGCCGTGGGCCTGGAGGACAAGCTGCCGCTGCGGTCCGTCGAGCCGGGGGTCACCTTCCCCGCCGGTCCCCCGCACCACTTCTTCATGGACCGCTTCGCCGACGCGTACCGTGCCGAACTCACCGCGTTCACCGAGGTAGTGGCGGGCTCCCGCCCCTCCCCCTGCACCGTGGCCGACGCCCTCGAAGCCAGCTGGATCGCCGAGGCGTGCACGCTGTCGCTGCAGGAGCACCGGCCCGTACGACTGGAAGAGGTACGCAAGGCATGA
- a CDS encoding dodecin produces MSDHTYRITEIVGSSHEGVDEAIRNGISRASQTLRNLDWFEVTQVRGQIEDGQIKHYQVGLKVGFRLEDAG; encoded by the coding sequence ATGTCCGACCACACCTACCGGATCACCGAGATCGTCGGGAGCTCGCACGAGGGCGTCGACGAGGCGATCCGCAACGGCATCTCCCGGGCCTCGCAGACCCTGCGCAATCTCGACTGGTTCGAGGTCACCCAGGTCCGCGGCCAGATCGAGGACGGGCAGATCAAGCACTACCAGGTCGGCCTGAAGGTCGGCTTCCGCCTGGAGGACGCGGGCTGA
- a CDS encoding TerC family protein has translation MNVSLGVWALSVAVLCALIAVDFFIGRKPHEVSLKEAGIWSAVWVALAVAFGIGLLVVYGGGPAGEFFAGYITEKSLSVDNLFVFVLIMAKFSVPAQYQQRVLMVGVLVALVLRTIFIAAGAAIISTFSWVFYIFGAFLIWTAWKLVQDARKGHGDEEYEENKLLKAVERRFGVADRYHGTKLWVEQNGKRVMTPMMVVMLAIGSTDVLFALDSIPAIYGLTEEPYIVFTANAFALMGLRQLYFLIGGLLKRLVHLSYGLSIILGFIGVKLVLHALHESGVHVPEISIPFSLGFIVLVLAVTTFTSLRASKKREVEAERPVS, from the coding sequence GTGAACGTCTCCCTTGGCGTGTGGGCGCTGTCTGTCGCAGTGCTCTGCGCGCTCATCGCCGTGGACTTCTTCATCGGCCGCAAACCCCATGAGGTCTCCCTCAAGGAGGCAGGCATCTGGAGCGCGGTCTGGGTCGCCCTCGCGGTGGCGTTCGGGATCGGGCTGCTGGTGGTCTACGGAGGCGGGCCGGCGGGCGAGTTCTTCGCCGGCTACATCACGGAGAAGTCGCTCAGCGTCGACAACCTCTTCGTCTTCGTCCTGATCATGGCGAAGTTCTCGGTGCCGGCCCAGTACCAGCAGCGTGTGCTGATGGTCGGCGTGCTGGTGGCGCTGGTCCTGCGCACGATCTTCATCGCCGCCGGTGCCGCGATCATCTCGACGTTCTCCTGGGTCTTCTACATCTTCGGAGCGTTCCTGATCTGGACCGCGTGGAAGCTGGTCCAGGACGCCCGCAAGGGCCACGGGGACGAGGAGTACGAGGAGAACAAGCTGCTCAAGGCGGTCGAGCGGCGCTTCGGCGTGGCCGACCGCTACCACGGCACCAAGCTGTGGGTCGAGCAGAACGGCAAGCGGGTGATGACCCCGATGATGGTGGTCATGCTGGCGATCGGCTCCACGGACGTCCTGTTCGCCCTGGACTCCATCCCGGCCATCTACGGCCTGACCGAGGAGCCGTACATCGTCTTCACCGCGAACGCCTTCGCGCTGATGGGCCTGCGGCAGCTGTACTTCCTGATCGGCGGCCTGCTCAAGAGGCTCGTCCATCTCTCGTACGGGCTGTCGATCATCCTCGGGTTCATCGGCGTCAAGTTGGTGCTGCACGCTCTGCACGAGTCGGGGGTGCATGTTCCGGAGATCAGCATTCCGTTCTCGCTCGGCTTCATCGTCCTGGTGCTCGCGGTGACGACGTTCACGAGCCTGCGGGCCTCGAAGAAGCGGGAAGTCGAGGCCGAGCGGCCTGTGTCCTAG
- a CDS encoding phosphatase domain-containing protein, with translation MTNSNKPRRGSDARRPLAVFDLDGTLADTAHRQKFLERKPRDWNAFFAAAPDDPPLAEGVALALEHARECEILYLTGRPERCRKDTQAWLAAQGLPEGGIRMRRNDDRRPARRTKLEILRGLARDREIRVLVDDDEFVCEDAERAGFTVVRARWAAASEALKVAQEREGRT, from the coding sequence GTGACGAACAGCAACAAGCCGCGCCGCGGGTCGGACGCGCGCAGGCCCCTCGCCGTATTCGATCTCGACGGCACCCTCGCCGACACCGCGCACCGGCAGAAGTTCCTGGAGCGCAAGCCGCGCGACTGGAACGCCTTCTTCGCGGCGGCGCCCGACGATCCGCCGCTCGCGGAGGGCGTCGCCCTCGCGCTGGAGCACGCGCGGGAGTGCGAGATCCTCTATCTGACCGGGCGGCCCGAGCGCTGCCGCAAGGACACGCAGGCCTGGCTCGCCGCCCAGGGCCTGCCCGAGGGCGGCATCCGGATGCGGCGCAACGACGACCGCAGGCCCGCTCGGCGCACCAAGCTGGAGATCCTCCGCGGGCTGGCCCGGGACCGTGAGATCCGGGTGCTCGTGGACGACGACGAGTTCGTGTGCGAGGACGCCGAGCGGGCCGGCTTCACCGTCGTACGGGCGCGCTGGGCAGCCGCGTCCGAGGCGTTGAAGGTGGCGCAGGAGAGGGAGGGGCGGACCTGA